DNA from Magnolia sinica isolate HGM2019 chromosome 19, MsV1, whole genome shotgun sequence:
TTCGTAGGAGaccactgctctctctctctctctctctctctctatatatatatatatattcacttcatcaaggtgtgtatatgaccatatcaacaggttggatggaaaataagtgaCACGTgtagaccctaagaaggtttcaatggtgggcttctTACGATcattacttcctgtggtgtggtccacttgagtgctggatctgatttatttttgttctaataatctaaaatgatatttaaaaatggattgaaggtgtggataaaactaaTGCACCACGGTGGCCCCtcgatcggaaacggattggctactcccccgccatgGCCCCACGCTCAtgatcagtgctctgtgggccccaccatgatgtatgtttttcatccattctgttcatccatttttacggatcattttatgagTTTATactaaaaattagagggatataaatctcaagtggaccacacaataggaaaacaatagtgattggatatccatcattaaaatccttctaaggcctactgtactgtttatttgacatctaatctgttgattaggtcataagtgcctagatgaaggggaaaaacaaagatcagcttgatccaaaacttttatggccccaaaaggcttttaatggtcgacgctcattcaacactgtttcctataatgtggttcacttgagattgcgatatacatcattttttcttcttataacataaaatgatctagaaaaatggatggacggaatagcTGAAAAACGCATATCATGGTacggcccacatagcaccgaccaccagccactggctggtggcgggggagtagccaatccgtttctcccTCAATCGCCATCGGAGCCTCACCTGTCCCAATCCGCGCCCGTTACCCGGAGACGCGGGTTATATGCCGACAACGTCAGTAGCATttggccactgaagtgacgtcactatgctatgtgggcccacatgatgtatgtgttgtatccataccgtccattcattgatCACTTTATGGCATGAAACAAAGaacgaggtagatctaaagctcaagaggaccctaccacatgaaacagtgggtgCAGTGACACTCACCGTTGGAACAtttctaggccccaccatgatgtatttttgagatccaatctgttcgtaagttAACATAGTTATAGaggaagtgaaaatacaaatataagctttataAGAGACTTCTATCACCCCTAAAAAGTTTTAAACGGTGCATGTTACCgtctccactgttttttatggtgggttccacttgagctttggatctgcttctttaGTTGTCTCGTTCCATggaatgatctcttcaaatagaTGGACACTGtttatacaacgcatacattacggtagggcccacacaacttagtgacgtcacttgagTACGCAGACATTGTGGTAGGGCCACGCAACATAGTGACGTCTCTTCAGCACCCTAAgtcggaacggattggctactccccctgacacagGCCAGTGTGgtaggtgctatgtgggcctcatatgatgtatgtgtttcattcatgccgcccatttatttttctagatcattttatggtatgagacaaaaaatggggtatatcccgaTCTCGAGTGGactacattataggaaatagtgtcgAATCAACGTCGACTAGTCAAAACTTTTCGGCGCCATaaaagtttcaaatcaagttgatctttatttttttccttcatctaggtctctaTGACCCACTCAAcatcttggatgacaaataaacagtacagtgggccttaggatgattttaatggtagatatctaatcactattgttttcctgtggtgtggtccattgagatttatattcttctaatttttggtctcatatactaaaatgatttaaaaatatagatggatggcatgaatgaaacacatacatcacagtggggtctgCAGAGCACCGAACAACAGCCACCGTGCCGGTggcaggggtagtacccaatccatttCCCCTAAAGACTCCCTACTGACATTGTCATTATTTAAATGTAATTGGCGTCCGTTATGAGACGCGGATTTGCTACTGACGGGTTGAGCAGGAGACCCAATGCGGAAATGATGTCACCCAGttacgtggggctcaccataatgcatgttttgtatccagactgtccatccattggagagatcatattatggcatgatcaaataatgagtcagattcaaagctcaagtgggcctcaccagaaAAAAATAACGGGGAAAGTGACCCCAtggttaaaaacttccaaaggccacaaaagttttcgatcaagctgatactcgtgttttccatttttttcatgcctgcgttaacacatgagcatgttggatctcaaataaacatcacggtggactagggaagatttcaagggtggatgtcactcttctcactgttttctatggtggggtttactccagattttgatctgcctcattctttggatcattgcctaaaatgatctctccggattgatgaacagtgtggatacaacacatacattatgatggggttcAGAGAACTTGGTGGCGTCTTCAACAGCAAGTCCATTACCTACCCGGGTGATACCTAATCGGCTTCTAGATTTTATGGGGATGGGGATTAGCAACTGACACCTTGAGTATCCAcatcggctactgaagtgacgccacctaatttggtggatcccaccataattaatgttttgtatccacattgtccttccattttgagaaatcattttaagacatgaaccaaagaatgagttatATCTAAAGCTCGAGTGTACCTCACTAAAGAAAacatgacgcccaccattaaaaaatttaagggccacagaagttttccatcaagatgatatttgtgttttcccttctttaatgtccgtgtgaacttatgaataggttggatcgcaaataaaaatcacagtggacgtgaggaaggtttcaacagtgggcatcacactcttcactgttttttatggtggggtccactccagatttggatctgcctaattctttggatgatgccctgaaatgatctctccaaatggatgagaggtgtggatacaaaacatatatcatggtggggcccatagaacttgcacTTCATTAGTGAGTCTCCCTATTCaccctatcagtagctaatcggcGTCCATTCACGTGGGATTCAACTTGTCAAGGATTTGAATTTCCCAACTAGGACGCCAATTGCCTGTGACAGCCCGTCGGAGGTTTGGCATTATAATGtagactacaccaaaatcgtcatttagggcCTCGCAAAAAAAAAGGAACGGTTCAGAACTGTTTTAGGTACCGTTCCAAAGTTTAGAGACAAttttaggaatagttttaaaCCATTCTagtgccaacggtcagattttaggaacaaaattttaaaaacagtTTTAAACCCTGATTAATGCTGCCAACGGTTTTAAACCTATTACTAATACAAACAGAAACTAAAGCTGTTTCCACCTTCATTGAAAGGACCAACTCCACGGGCTCAGCCCCATTACTAATACAAACAGAAATTGAAGCTGTTTTCCACCACTGAGAAACAGGACCAGctctactcatcaggtggcaaaaacatcagtgtggtccacctgatgaatggaccaaccCCGTTATTGGATCTAGGCATACGACCAAGTAATTTCTAATTGAATTTTATGAACAAGGAAAGAATACAGAACCACTTCAGAATCTCATATGAATTTTGAAGTTGTATCCACATTCATTCTTTGAAACAGGACTGCCCTGTCCATGCATCAGGGAGCAACATCATCAAACAGAACATgctgggggcccacctgatgaatggaccacactCATTATTGGAACAAGCCAATTATTATGAGCAAAGAAAGAATTTCATGAGCAAAGAAAGAATAATTTCTTACACagccttattttattttattttttttttgaaaaaaaaaaaaaaaaaacacggaaCACACTTAAACAGACCATTCATTCCCAACTGAAATTTGAAGCTGTTTCAGCACATTCTTAAACATGTCATAAACACACCACTCCTGAGGAAGAGTCACTAATAGAGAGAGATTATCAGAGAGATGAATCTTCACTCCAAAAAACAAAACTAGTGGTCAGTGGCTGTACATGTTTGGGGGAAACACAACCCAAAACCAGTCAGCAGTCAGGTGGAGGCAGCGTCCTTCGACTCCTTTAAGAATTTCGATGATGGAGGGAGTAAAGCGACAGCTCCACGTAGAGGATTAGAGTACTTCCGGTGGACCGCCTTTAGCTTACTATCTGCTGCAGAAGAATGGAAGTTCACCAAGAGCTTTGTGCAGTCCCTGAGAATAGAGAATAGCATAATTACACAAATGTTAGTGACTACCTGCAAACATGAgtcacaagtgtggcccaccttgattaaatGGGACCCATTTTAGAATAGGCAGCTGACTCTGCATTCAGATGACTCGATCCTACCATTGATTTTTAGCCCTTGTGGGGCCCAACTAAATGACTGGACCTCACCCATTTGCATATATCCACAGCCCTATCATGCATTTCTGCTTCCGTCAGCTCCTTCTGGACTTGCAGTCCACAGTTCTTTGCCTCACCAGAACCTGGGGAATTCAAGATTCCCGTAATAGAGGAAGCAGAAGATCTCTGGATTTTTGTTCCTATTGCTCCATTCATCAACTGACACTCGAGACCTGCCAGCATTTCACATGCACGTTCAAAGGATTTCATATATGAATCTGGGCCATGCTTGTCTTAGTCCGAAGATGAAGGTTGGATCCTTTCAAGGAGAGATTTTGCTTCTGAAATTCTTCCTGTCTGCATCAAGCAAATGGCCAGATTGCATTGCTTATTTTTATCTGGTTCTATGCATAGAGCTTTCCTTCGTGCACGAGATACTTAACCATCGTTAGCATTCTTACATCCATTATCTATTAATTCAATTAGATGATAGTGAAAGTTCAGTTTCTTAAATGGTAGATAATTTGAAATTGACAGAGCAATTTGCTCAGCCCCACAACTGTACAGTGAGTGGGAGAAATGCAGAAAATCTCTCCCATCTGATCACAAGAAAGAAAGTGAACTGGGCTTGAAAAGTCCATTCCATGAAGTTACACTTGCATACCATGAATGGTCACAATCATCTGATAGGGGAGATGGAGGATCAAGGCCCATCCCACGGTGGGCTCAACAGATGAACAATTTAGATTACTGAAATGTGGGTGCTTCCTTTGTCATTGCTGagtcaaatagaaaaaaaaaaaagaaaaaaggcaaaagaaaaagaagaaagaagatgtgGTTTCTATGGTTGAGTTTGGAAGTTGCTATATTTGAATTGAGCAGAATAGCCTCAATGTccagtgggtttttttttttttccaaatatcaACAATAGTAATATTACATTACATACACTAGCAAGGAGGAATTATAGGATTCTCGACCCTTGGCTGTACAAACACTACCATGTGATCTATCCAATGGTCATTCCCACCTTTTGGCTTCTGACCCAgccacatggtggcccatgagATCAATGGTCATCAGAAACATGCTGACCATGTGTACGGTCAGCCCCCTGTCCCTGATCAATGGTCAATGAAATTATCCTGGACGATGCAGCTGAGCTGGATTCTCCCCTATCAAGCACAAGTTCGGATGCACATCTTGACAAGATACATCAAGTTGTGCACACCTTCAGGTTTCTCGAGGTTGTATTGAGAGAACATACCGCACACTGCAATATTGGGACCATGGTACTTAATGTTCACTAGTACTGCATCAAGCATTTTGCCGCCCACGCTCTCAAAGTAAATGTCGATGCCCTTGGGAAAATGCCTGACAATAAATTCCAAACATTTGTAAAAACTAGGAAACGGGACACCCATATACCATTTTCTTTGTTTTCAAAATTGAAATTGCCAACCACAGtgcagagctttgctaagcccacattcACGTGCAAAGGTCTGGGTAGATGACCTGTCTAAATAATCAAGTTGTCCAATCAACAAGGGGGCATCGCACATGTAGAATGTGAGATTTTGGTAATTCTTTCTAAAGCAACTTCAACATGTGTGGCTTGCCTATTGGGTGGGCCAACTTGATTATGAGGCCACATCATTTACATTGTGTGACCCAGCTGATGTGCAGCTTATATGTCAACACATGGATGGTGTGTTTGTTTAGCTATGTGTAAGGGCTTGTGGACAAATAAACAACGATGTTTTGAAGATAAATCAATGGTGTTTGAGATTCTCATATGCTAACATGAATACTTACCTTTTTAAAGCTACAGTCAAGTTAGGTTCTTCCTTGTAGTTGAAAGCATCATCAAACCCAAACTTACTCTTCAATAGACCAACCTGAACCCACAAAACAAATATTAGCAATTTTTCCCTACTACATAACAATGGTAACAGAAACACCATTTTATAACAGTTTGCATTTTGGGACTACATGTGAACATATTTATATTACTAGGAATTACTTGATCTTCATCCATTGTTCAATAATCTTGACCATTGGTATGTTGGGCCCCAATGCAGATGAACTGTGACCTAGGAACCTCCTCAATAGAACAACccaaccattcaaattgtggcctcaacATAATAGTTGAGAAGAGGAATACAACAACACTACACATACAACTAAAATATGACCAGGATTGATGTTATACTTAGTTCACTTCAGTAAGATGCTCTGTTGTAAGCTATTTTGTAG
Protein-coding regions in this window:
- the LOC131235467 gene encoding NADP-dependent alkenal double bond reductase P2-like isoform X2, with protein sequence MTLTLVFIFSIVALHPAVGLLKSKFGFDDAFNYKEEPNLTVALKRDCTKLLVNFHSSAADSKLKAVHRKYSNPLRGAVALLPPSSKFLKESKDAAST
- the LOC131235467 gene encoding NADP-dependent alkenal double bond reductase P2-like isoform X1, which translates into the protein MVFLLPLLCSREKLLIFVLWVQVGLLKSKFGFDDAFNYKEEPNLTVALKRDCTKLLVNFHSSAADSKLKAVHRKYSNPLRGAVALLPPSSKFLKESKDAAST